The segment AAACAACGGATCCGCTTTATTTTCGTGCCGAGCCAGTGGGCTGCACTACGACGATCTTATTGAAATTGTTCAAGGAAAACGGTGTTGAAGTCCCTGCCAATATTGCCGGCCTTATGCTGTCTGCTATCATTTCAGATTCTCTATTATTCAAATCACCAACCTGCACACCGCAAGACATTGCTGCAGCACGTGAACTTGCAGAAATCGCAGGCGTTGATGCACAAGAATACGGTTTGGCCATGCTGAAAGCAGGAGCGGATTTAAGCAACAAAACTCTTGAAGACTTGATGTCATTGGACTCCAAGGAATTTGAAGCCGGCGATCATCGTTTTGAAGTAGCCCAAGTAAACGCCATTGATGTCAATGAAGTGATCACGCGCCAAAAGGAATTGGAAGTTTTGATGCAGCAAGTCATCGGCAAAAAAGGCCTGGACTTGTTTGCATTCGTTGTGACAGATATTTTAAACAATAATTCTGTGGCGATTGTTCTTGGGAAAAGAGCAGATATTATTGAAGGTGCTTTCCGATCAAGCGTCGTCGACAACCGTGTTCTTCTGCCAGGCGTGGTATCACGCAAAAAACAAATTGTTCCGGTCATTACTGAAGCACTTAGCTGACTCCTTTTTGGAGTCAGTTTTTATTTTGTTCAAGCAAAAAAATTGAGGCATGTTTATTTCGTTGTTATAGTAATGCCAAGAGGTGGATAAAATGAAAATAGAGATTTGGTCAGATTATGTGTGCCCATTTTGTTACATAGGCAAACGAACACTGGAACAGGCGTTAAAAAAATCAGGATATGAAAGCCAAGCGGAAATTTCATTCAAAGCCTATCAGTTGGATCCGAATACACCGCTCAACTCGACGGTTTCAACACATGAGCATCTAGCAAAAAAGATGGGGCGGACAATAGACCAGGCAAAAGAAATGACCAATGGCGTTGCAGAGCATGCGCGTACAGTAGGTCTTGAATATAATTTTGATGAAATGGTGGAAGCCAATACATTTGCAGCTCATCGTCTGGTGAAATGGGCGGAAGGTTTAGGGAAAGATGCAGAGCTGACAGAACAGTTGCTGCACACATATTTTATCGAAGCGAAAAACGTCGGGAATCATGAAGTTTTATTGACCACTGCTGAAAAAGTAGGCCTGCCGCGGGAAGAAGCGCAAGAAATGCTTGCTTCTGATCGCTTTACAGCTGAAGTGCAGTCAGATATTGCTGAAGCGCATCAAATTGGCGTCCAAGGTGTTCCTTTTTTTGTTATTAATCGAAAATATGCAATTTCCGGTGCCCAGCCGTTGGAGGCGTTTGTCGATTCGCTTATTCAAATTGGTGAAGAAGAAGGCATCCGGCCGGCTCTTAAACCGAAGGGAAGAAAGCAAACCACTTATTGTACGGGAGATTCTTGTGATGGATGAGCAGAGTGATAGACTTTCACTCTGCTTTTTGTTAAGATGAAAACGTCTCGAATTAGAGAGGTATAAAAATAGCATAAAAGGAGTTTTTGAAGAATGAATGTATTAGTCGTAAAAGCCAATAATCGACCAGCTTCCGAAGGGGTTTCAAGCAAAATGCATGAGGTATTCATGAATGAAATCGGAACTGATTTAGACATAAAAACATTTGACGTGTTCAAAGAAGATATGCCTTATTTCGGGCAAGACTTTTTTGATGCCATGCAGAAATCGGCTCAAGCTGAACCGATGTCTGAAACAGAGCAACGCATCTTAACGGCCTCTGCTAAAGCAATGGACGCATTCATGGAAGCAGACGTAGTCGTATTTGCTTTCCCGTTATGGAATATGACAATCCCTGCAGCTCTTCAAACGTTCATTGATTATATTTACCGTGCGGGTGTAACATTCAAATACACTGAAGAAGGCCCGGTAGGACTTGTTCCAGAGAAGAAAGTTATTATCCTGAATGCACGCGGCGGCGTCTATTCCACTCCGGAAATGGCTCCTGCTGAAATGAGCGTTACGTATGTCCGCAATATCATGAACTTCTTTGGTATCCAGGATATCAAAGAAGTAATCATTGAAGGCCATGCTCTAGATCCAAATGCAGCACCAGCCATCATTGAAGAAGGCTTGGAGCGCGTAAAACAAGCTGCCCATTCACTTCAAGGCATTAAAGCTTAATAATTATCCGAAAGCCCAAAAGCGGAATTCCGCTTTTGGGCTTTTTCTTTTTGGTTAAAAGTAAGGGGGACAGGGTAGATATCTTATAAAAAGATTGTAGGAGGGATGGCATGATTCAAGAAGAGAATTTCAGTCGTGTTCCGGAGCAGCTTAAATCGTATTGGAGAGAGTTTAAAGATGTTCCGAGTTTTCCGGCGCTTCAAGGAAATGAGTCCACTGATATTGGAATAATCGGAGGCGGGATTGTCGGCATAATCAGCGCTTATTTGCTGGCAAAAGCGGGACGGAAAGTCACATTGATTGACGCAGGAAAATTGGTAGATGGCGTTACAGGCCACACAACTGCAAAAATTACCGCACAGCATGGGGTCTTTTATTTCCCACTCATTAAAATTATGGGACAAGAAAAAGCCCGACTGTATTATGATGCCAATATGGCTGGTTTGAACTTTATCAAAGATACAGCTTCTGAACTTGGAATTGACTGTGATTTTGCTCATCAAAATGCCTTTGTCTATGCCAATACAGCAATTGGGGCAAAGCTGATTGAAAAAGAAGCGGAAGCTTACGGGCAATTGGGAATAGACGGAGGACTGGCGAAAGATCAAGTGGAATTGCCGTTTGAAGTGGAAGAAGCCATCATTATGCGAAACCAGGCCCAGTTCCATCCAGTGAAATTCCTCGCGAAGCTGGTCAGTGAAATTGAGCGGCTGGGCGGCAAAGTTTATGAACAAACACGCGCAGTTAAAGTTTTGAGCAAAAATGATCCGGTCATCCAAACAGAAAACATGTCCCATCTTTCCTGCAATAAAGTAATTGTGGCAACGCATTACCCGTTCAATAGTTCGGATGGCTTTTACTTCACGAGACTCAACATTAGCCGCTCTTATGTAATCGCAGCCCGGACAACGGGGGAAATTCCAAAAGATATGTATGTCAGCGCGGATATGCCTTCGCGTTCATTGCGTTATGCGACAGATGAAAATGGTGAAAAGCTGCTGTTGATCGGTGGTGACGGGCATGCGACCGGGAAAAGCAAAACTCCAACAATGGAGCATTATGAAAACCTAGAGAAATTCGGAGACAAATATTTTGGGATTCGGGAAATCCCATACCGCTGGTCGGCCCAGGATTTGACCACACTTGATAAAGTGCCATACGTCGGAACGATTACTGCAGGATACGATAATATTCTCGTCGCTACAGGATTCCATAAATGGGGCATGGCAAACGGCGCAGTTTCAGGGATGATATTAGCTGATCAAATTCTTGGAAGCCTAAATCCGTATGCCGAACTTTTCAATCCGACCCGCACGAAGATGAAAGCGGTCGATGCATTGAGTTTTATTAAAGACAATGGTGGAGTGGCAAAAGAACTGGTCAAAGGAAAATTGAAGATGCCGTCAAAAACCGTTGAGACGCTTGCGAAAGGCGAAGGCGGACTGGTCAAATACGGCAAAGGGA is part of the Planococcus shenhongbingii genome and harbors:
- a CDS encoding manganese-dependent inorganic pyrophosphatase gives rise to the protein MSNVFVLGHKNPDTDSICSAISYAYLKNQIGMNAEPIRLGELNNETIYALEKFAFDHPRLVERVSEEVSQVILVDHNERQQSAEDISEVQVIEVIDHHRIANFETTDPLYFRAEPVGCTTTILLKLFKENGVEVPANIAGLMLSAIISDSLLFKSPTCTPQDIAAARELAEIAGVDAQEYGLAMLKAGADLSNKTLEDLMSLDSKEFEAGDHRFEVAQVNAIDVNEVITRQKELEVLMQQVIGKKGLDLFAFVVTDILNNNSVAIVLGKRADIIEGAFRSSVVDNRVLLPGVVSRKKQIVPVITEALS
- a CDS encoding DsbA family oxidoreductase → MKIEIWSDYVCPFCYIGKRTLEQALKKSGYESQAEISFKAYQLDPNTPLNSTVSTHEHLAKKMGRTIDQAKEMTNGVAEHARTVGLEYNFDEMVEANTFAAHRLVKWAEGLGKDAELTEQLLHTYFIEAKNVGNHEVLLTTAEKVGLPREEAQEMLASDRFTAEVQSDIAEAHQIGVQGVPFFVINRKYAISGAQPLEAFVDSLIQIGEEEGIRPALKPKGRKQTTYCTGDSCDG
- a CDS encoding FMN-dependent NADH-azoreductase; this translates as MNVLVVKANNRPASEGVSSKMHEVFMNEIGTDLDIKTFDVFKEDMPYFGQDFFDAMQKSAQAEPMSETEQRILTASAKAMDAFMEADVVVFAFPLWNMTIPAALQTFIDYIYRAGVTFKYTEEGPVGLVPEKKVIILNARGGVYSTPEMAPAEMSVTYVRNIMNFFGIQDIKEVIIEGHALDPNAAPAIIEEGLERVKQAAHSLQGIKA
- a CDS encoding FAD-dependent oxidoreductase; translation: MIQEENFSRVPEQLKSYWREFKDVPSFPALQGNESTDIGIIGGGIVGIISAYLLAKAGRKVTLIDAGKLVDGVTGHTTAKITAQHGVFYFPLIKIMGQEKARLYYDANMAGLNFIKDTASELGIDCDFAHQNAFVYANTAIGAKLIEKEAEAYGQLGIDGGLAKDQVELPFEVEEAIIMRNQAQFHPVKFLAKLVSEIERLGGKVYEQTRAVKVLSKNDPVIQTENMSHLSCNKVIVATHYPFNSSDGFYFTRLNISRSYVIAARTTGEIPKDMYVSADMPSRSLRYATDENGEKLLLIGGDGHATGKSKTPTMEHYENLEKFGDKYFGIREIPYRWSAQDLTTLDKVPYVGTITAGYDNILVATGFHKWGMANGAVSGMILADQILGSLNPYAELFNPTRTKMKAVDALSFIKDNGGVAKELVKGKLKMPSKTVETLAKGEGGLVKYGKGKAGGYKDQYGQVHLVDTTCTHMGCATHWNDAERSWDCPCHGSRFSYTGDVLEGPAVKPLKKIEQEY